A genomic region of Trichothermofontia sichuanensis B231 contains the following coding sequences:
- a CDS encoding DegT/DnrJ/EryC1/StrS family aminotransferase → MAFIPVNEPLLTGNEKSYLIECIETGWISSEGPFVRRLEIDLAARVGRQYGIAVSNGSAALEVAVAALGIGPGDEIILPTFTIISCAAAIIRAGATPVVVDADPYTWNMAVDSVEAKITPRTRAIMVVHTYGLPVEMDKIQAIADRHSIAIIEDAAEMHGQNYRGKPCGSFGIISTLSFYANKHITTGEGGMILTDDPSLAERCRLLRNLCFQPERRFIHEELGWNFRMSNLQAAVGVAQLEQLDDFVRRKRRMGQRYTEGFSSLVDVQLPVAYTDYAENIYWVYGLVLGDRYTFDAQVAMQKLREKGIGTRPFFWCLHEQPVMHKLGLLTDVSCPVAERLARRGFYLPSGLGLTESAIDQVITAVCEVLS, encoded by the coding sequence ATGGCATTTATTCCTGTCAATGAGCCGCTACTAACTGGCAATGAGAAATCCTATCTAATTGAATGTATTGAAACAGGTTGGATTTCCTCAGAGGGTCCTTTTGTTCGGCGATTAGAAATTGATCTAGCTGCTAGAGTAGGTCGTCAATATGGCATTGCTGTCTCTAATGGTTCTGCAGCTCTTGAAGTTGCAGTTGCTGCATTAGGTATCGGACCTGGTGATGAAATTATCCTACCAACTTTCACAATTATCTCGTGTGCTGCTGCAATCATAAGGGCAGGGGCAACTCCTGTTGTGGTTGACGCTGATCCCTATACCTGGAATATGGCGGTAGATAGCGTTGAAGCCAAAATTACTCCTCGTACCCGCGCAATCATGGTTGTCCATACCTATGGCTTGCCTGTTGAGATGGATAAAATTCAGGCAATTGCCGATCGTCATAGTATTGCTATTATTGAAGACGCTGCTGAAATGCATGGCCAGAACTATCGAGGTAAGCCCTGTGGCAGTTTTGGCATAATTAGTACCTTAAGCTTTTATGCTAATAAACATATCACGACTGGCGAAGGCGGTATGATCCTTACAGATGATCCGAGCTTAGCTGAACGGTGTCGCTTACTTAGAAATCTTTGTTTCCAGCCAGAACGGCGTTTTATCCATGAAGAACTAGGCTGGAACTTCCGGATGAGTAATCTCCAGGCTGCGGTTGGCGTTGCGCAACTAGAACAACTAGATGACTTTGTACGGCGTAAGCGGCGGATGGGGCAACGCTACACTGAAGGATTTTCCAGCTTAGTTGATGTGCAACTACCTGTAGCTTATACTGATTATGCTGAGAATATTTATTGGGTTTATGGGCTTGTGTTAGGCGATCGTTATACGTTTGATGCACAGGTAGCTATGCAGAAACTTAGAGAAAAGGGAATTGGCACTCGTCCATTTTTTTGGTGCCTACATGAACAACCTGTGATGCATAAATTGGGTTTATTAACAGATGTAAGTTGCCCTGTTGCTGAACGCTTAGCACGACGCGGCTTTTATCTCCCCAGTGGTTTAGGTTTAACAGA
- a CDS encoding cupin domain-containing protein yields MMMPSPSDDHTPPIQHITDGNELLAILIPAQFSKPGIHFFTPDELSQQLAYMNYSAGKVIPAHVHNPVHRDVLFTQEVLIIKKGKLRVDFYNSNRFYLQSRILQAGDVILLITGGHGFEVLEDIEMIEVKQGPYMGEQDKTRFEGIDVTQVKFVK; encoded by the coding sequence ATGATGATGCCTAGCCCTTCAGATGATCACACACCACCTATCCAACATATTACTGACGGTAATGAATTATTAGCTATTTTGATTCCAGCCCAATTCTCAAAACCTGGTATCCATTTCTTCACACCTGATGAGCTATCCCAACAACTAGCTTATATGAATTATAGTGCTGGGAAAGTAATCCCAGCTCATGTTCATAATCCAGTACATCGAGATGTTTTATTTACGCAGGAGGTCTTAATTATTAAAAAAGGAAAATTAAGAGTTGATTTTTATAATAGTAATCGTTTTTATTTGCAAAGTCGTATATTACAAGCAGGTGATGTAATCTTATTAATTACTGGTGGACATGGCTTTGAAGTATTAGAAGATATTGAAATGATTGAAGTTAAACAAGGTCCCTATATGGGTGAGCAAGATAAAACTCGTTTCGAGGGTATTGATGTAACACAAGTAAAATTTGTAAAATAA
- a CDS encoding class I SAM-dependent methyltransferase has protein sequence MFLLWLLNLSAFGISVCFWDRGISYIFSDLRHIPLRSNHYDVVICISTLEHVGCDNSAYTQSQASREDQPDAFADAIAELHRVLKPGGHLFFSVPFGVYQHFGSFQQFDSTCLKQAIAAFEPAASLSVIFY, from the coding sequence ATATTCTTACTTTGGCTCCTGAATCTGTCTGCTTTTGGGATCTCTGTCTGCTTTTGGGATCGAGGAATTTCCTACATCTTTTCGGACTTACGCCACATTCCCTTAAGATCTAATCATTACGATGTAGTCATTTGTATTTCAACTCTTGAACATGTCGGTTGTGACAATAGTGCTTACACTCAAAGTCAGGCAAGCCGAGAAGATCAGCCTGATGCCTTCGCAGATGCGATCGCAGAACTACATCGGGTCCTTAAACCAGGAGGACATCTATTTTTCAGTGTCCCCTTTGGTGTCTATCAGCATTTTGGCAGCTTTCAACAATTTGATAGTACATGTCTTAAGCAGGCGATTGCAGCTTTTGAACCTGCTGCCTCGCTATCTGTAATCTTTTATTGA
- a CDS encoding glycosyltransferase: MMYLHDKTQPIAVTVAIPTYQRSQYLLDALQSVIGNNFPFKFEVIILDNGCDLNLQKSVEDIAQTTSVPIRYIPVKELGLHNGRNLGAIVAKGEIVVYIDDDVIVPSEWLESLCQPFNNPKVGGVGGKILPKWEAVPPDWLKVLDPSYFSLLDLGDSDRDMTFPETPYGCNMAYRRELILSLGGFNPDGIGGTWIEWQRGDGETGFAYKVYNEGYRIVYSARAWLYHRIPAQRQTHEFAYRRTIKGAVSNAYFYCRQVQLSRSRLCLQAVKYILKMSLSSVKQLFKSLQSVEKRLPQELDTIYYAISALYILRAIVDPNIRYWIAKPDYWPKQVIPEEFSGLIC, translated from the coding sequence ATGATGTACTTACATGACAAAACTCAACCTATTGCTGTAACTGTCGCAATACCAACCTATCAAAGATCACAATATCTGCTAGATGCATTGCAGAGTGTGATAGGTAACAATTTTCCCTTTAAATTTGAGGTGATAATTCTAGATAACGGCTGCGATCTCAATCTTCAGAAGTCTGTTGAGGATATTGCCCAAACTACCTCTGTCCCTATTCGCTACATTCCGGTCAAAGAATTAGGATTACATAATGGGCGAAATCTGGGAGCAATTGTGGCAAAAGGGGAAATTGTAGTTTATATTGATGATGACGTTATTGTTCCCTCGGAATGGTTAGAGTCTCTCTGTCAACCTTTTAATAATCCTAAAGTGGGGGGAGTAGGTGGCAAAATCCTACCAAAATGGGAAGCAGTGCCTCCTGACTGGCTAAAAGTACTAGACCCGTCCTACTTTAGCCTCTTGGATTTAGGAGACAGCGATCGTGATATGACTTTTCCTGAAACTCCCTACGGTTGTAATATGGCCTACCGTCGTGAGTTAATCTTAAGCCTAGGTGGTTTCAACCCAGATGGCATAGGTGGTACCTGGATTGAATGGCAGCGAGGCGACGGCGAAACAGGCTTTGCTTACAAGGTTTATAACGAAGGGTATCGTATCGTTTATTCTGCTCGAGCTTGGCTTTATCATCGCATTCCTGCTCAACGCCAAACCCATGAATTTGCCTACCGGCGCACTATTAAAGGAGCTGTGAGTAATGCTTATTTTTACTGTCGGCAGGTACAACTATCTCGTTCTCGCCTCTGCTTGCAAGCAGTAAAATACATCTTAAAAATGTCTCTAAGCAGTGTTAAGCAACTATTTAAGAGCTTACAGTCTGTTGAGAAACGTCTACCTCAAGAATTGGATACAATTTATTATGCCATCTCAGCATTATATATCCTACGCGCAATTGTTGATCCTAACATTCGGTACTGGATTGCCAAACCTGATTATTGGCCTAAACAAGTGATTCCTGAAGAATTTTCTGGCTTAATCTGCTAA
- a CDS encoding class I SAM-dependent methyltransferase produces the protein MLNSQNNENNFRNWHYSNYGDYHRNLDLNWSYAPTYLRKKKIVSSFFLSLANKDVKILDAACGEGVFVEELRTQGWDIRGIDLNYSSLFVEMGDVRNLPYENNSFDVVLFLDALEHLSFADQPIALGEIFRVLKPQGKLLLAVPNLAHLNSRFKFFLFGKLDRTDNELDHIGERPIWENKDLIQKAGFKILSYTGVTFTVPVIYRRIICRQTKKFRWLHDLLEPMSQLFPSLAMLTFFSCEKPINDVLNR, from the coding sequence ATGTTAAACTCTCAAAATAATGAGAATAATTTTAGAAACTGGCATTATTCTAATTATGGTGACTATCACCGCAATTTAGATCTAAACTGGTCATATGCACCAACATACTTGAGAAAAAAGAAGATTGTTTCGTCTTTCTTCCTATCTTTGGCCAATAAAGATGTTAAGATCCTCGATGCTGCCTGTGGAGAAGGTGTTTTTGTAGAAGAACTTCGTACTCAAGGGTGGGATATACGAGGAATAGACTTAAACTACAGCAGCCTTTTTGTTGAAATGGGTGATGTTCGTAACCTACCATACGAGAACAACTCATTTGATGTAGTTTTATTCTTGGATGCGTTAGAACATTTATCTTTTGCTGATCAGCCAATTGCGTTAGGTGAAATATTTCGTGTCCTCAAACCACAAGGAAAGCTTTTACTGGCCGTTCCTAATTTAGCACATCTTAACTCTCGCTTTAAGTTCTTTTTGTTTGGAAAATTGGACAGAACAGATAATGAGCTAGATCATATTGGTGAACGACCTATTTGGGAAAATAAAGATCTGATTCAAAAAGCTGGATTTAAAATTTTGAGTTATACAGGAGTAACATTTACAGTTCCAGTCATTTATCGAAGGATTATCTGTCGCCAAACAAAGAAGTTTCGTTGGCTTCATGATCTTCTCGAACCAATGAGTCAATTATTTCCTTCATTAGCTATGTTGACATTTTTTAGTTGTGAAAAACCGATAAATGATGTACTTAACCGATAA